A window of Oceanotoga teriensis contains these coding sequences:
- the ybeY gene encoding rRNA maturation RNase YbeY, which translates to MIVNINNEQNEFEINEAKMIEIVKKVIISEYKDDNFEINILITNNKRITEYNENFRKKSGPTDVLSFEYGLNEPVIGDIVISSEKIYEQSKEFNNSFNNELYYILIHGVLHILGYDHIYDESEAEEMFEIQKKYFNLLKEEG; encoded by the coding sequence ATGATAGTAAATATAAATAATGAACAGAATGAATTTGAAATAAATGAGGCAAAAATGATTGAAATAGTAAAAAAAGTTATCATTTCAGAGTATAAAGATGATAACTTTGAAATAAACATATTAATAACAAATAATAAACGTATAACAGAGTATAATGAAAATTTTCGAAAAAAATCAGGACCAACCGACGTTCTTTCTTTTGAATACGGTTTGAATGAACCCGTAATAGGTGATATAGTTATATCGTCAGAAAAGATATATGAACAGTCAAAAGAATTCAATAATTCTTTTAATAATGAATTATATTATATTTTAATACATGGAGTTTTACATATTCTGGGTTATGATCATATTTATGATGAATCTGAAGCAGAAGAAATGTTTGAAATCCAAAAAAAATATTTCAATCTACTTAAAGAGGAGGGATAG
- a CDS encoding PhoH family protein, with protein sequence MIKQIMIPENLEAVEVFGAYNNRLKHLKKIFNINFNYENRILLIESDHESDLDSTYNIISELIEILNENHLPDWSQFLYIISRYNSNDLTIKKGALNSMKDIINTTIKGVKIVAKTEGQSKYIKDLQENEIVFSIGPAGTGKTYLAVAMAVDFLKSGKVQKIILTRPAVEAGEKLGFLPGDLQDKVDPYLRPLYDSLTDFLGLEKLDFYREKGVIEVVPLAYMRGRTLNNAFIILDEAQNTTYQQMKMFLTRIGFDSKVVVTGDITQIDLEKKKDSGLLTVTKFLKNIKGIKFSYLNNSDVVRNPLVKKIISAYEKYENNLE encoded by the coding sequence CTGATAAAACAAATAATGATACCTGAAAATCTTGAAGCTGTTGAAGTTTTTGGTGCTTATAACAATAGACTTAAACATTTAAAAAAGATCTTCAATATCAATTTCAATTATGAAAATAGAATCCTTTTAATAGAAAGTGATCATGAATCAGATCTTGATAGTACTTATAATATAATTTCAGAGTTAATAGAAATATTAAACGAGAATCATCTTCCAGATTGGTCTCAATTTTTGTATATAATTTCAAGATATAATTCAAATGATTTAACTATAAAAAAAGGAGCATTGAATTCTATGAAAGATATAATAAATACAACTATAAAAGGGGTAAAAATAGTTGCAAAAACAGAAGGTCAATCAAAATATATAAAAGATTTGCAAGAAAATGAAATTGTATTTTCAATTGGACCAGCTGGAACTGGAAAAACTTATTTAGCTGTTGCTATGGCTGTAGATTTTTTGAAATCTGGTAAGGTTCAAAAAATAATATTAACCAGACCTGCAGTTGAAGCAGGAGAAAAACTTGGTTTTTTACCCGGAGATTTACAAGATAAAGTAGATCCTTATCTAAGACCTTTATATGATTCTTTAACAGATTTTTTGGGATTAGAAAAATTAGACTTTTATAGAGAAAAGGGTGTAATAGAAGTCGTTCCTTTGGCTTATATGAGGGGAAGAACTTTAAACAATGCTTTTATAATTCTTGATGAAGCACAAAACACTACTTATCAGCAAATGAAAATGTTTTTAACGAGAATAGGATTTGATTCAAAAGTAGTAGTAACTGGAGATATAACTCAAATAGATCTTGAAAAGAAAAAAGATAGTGGTCTCCTAACTGTAACTAAATTTTTAAAAAATATCAAAGGAATTAAATTCAGTTATTTAAATAATAGTGATGTTGTTAGAAATCCTTTGGTAAAAAAAATAATATCTGCATATGAAAAATATGAGAATAATTTGGAGTGA
- a CDS encoding HDIG domain-containing metalloprotein, with amino-acid sequence MIYNSKKIINSKIEHIVFRSLVFIIISLFAEYIIWKRITLNYQFQINIIILSIWILLVELVLSFKRMFKLHPINYWSSFLIPLTFNILYNLFIFKYLNIYFVNSILSTLIITLLIDYESGILSSFIFSVYFGLIYGFDVKFTIALFIPSAIIAIISKKIMRRIEIFLPFIIGSLVQMLCFYILDLSDTTYDYAGLFVVYFFNTLITMGILPFFEYITRVYSDIGLLELGNLNNPLLKKLTLKAPGTYYHSMIISNIAESAVEHIGGNTILARVGSYFHDIGKTWKPSFFTENQKNQNPHNKISAKLSSLILNNHVTYGQELAKKYRLPILIEDMIVQHQGTRIKQYFYKKYYDETGIYDKEMFKYPGPIPQFKESAILMICDVTEAMTRSMPDLNVNDLTEKLDDLIQSLFFEGQLDDCGLTLKELQMIKGRIIRTIMEMNHKRIKYPKIDQKNLRR; translated from the coding sequence ATGATTTATAATTCTAAAAAAATTATTAATTCCAAAATTGAACATATTGTATTTCGTTCATTAGTTTTTATAATTATATCTTTATTTGCAGAATATATTATATGGAAAAGAATAACTTTGAATTATCAATTTCAAATAAATATTATTATATTAAGTATTTGGATACTTTTAGTAGAGCTTGTATTATCTTTTAAAAGAATGTTTAAATTACATCCAATAAATTATTGGTCTTCTTTTTTAATACCCTTGACTTTTAATATATTATATAATTTATTTATATTCAAATATTTAAATATATATTTTGTAAATAGTATACTTTCCACATTAATAATAACATTATTAATCGACTATGAATCTGGAATACTTTCCTCATTCATATTTTCAGTATATTTTGGTTTGATATATGGATTTGATGTAAAGTTTACAATTGCTTTATTTATACCATCGGCTATTATTGCGATAATTTCAAAGAAAATAATGCGAAGAATAGAAATTTTCTTACCATTTATAATTGGTTCATTAGTACAAATGCTTTGTTTTTACATATTAGATTTATCAGATACAACATATGATTATGCAGGTCTTTTTGTAGTATATTTTTTTAATACTCTAATTACTATGGGAATATTACCTTTTTTTGAATATATCACAAGAGTTTATTCTGATATAGGTTTATTAGAGTTGGGAAATTTAAACAATCCTTTATTAAAAAAATTAACTTTAAAAGCTCCTGGTACTTATTATCATTCCATGATAATTTCTAATATTGCCGAAAGTGCTGTTGAACATATAGGAGGTAATACTATATTAGCTCGTGTCGGTTCTTATTTTCATGATATAGGGAAAACTTGGAAACCAAGTTTTTTTACAGAAAATCAGAAGAATCAAAACCCACATAATAAAATAAGTGCTAAATTAAGTTCTCTTATATTAAATAATCATGTAACTTATGGTCAAGAATTGGCAAAAAAATATAGATTACCTATTTTAATAGAAGATATGATAGTTCAACATCAAGGAACAAGAATAAAACAGTATTTTTATAAGAAATATTATGATGAAACTGGTATATATGATAAAGAAATGTTTAAATATCCTGGTCCTATACCTCAGTTTAAAGAATCCGCTATACTTATGATATGTGATGTAACAGAAGCTATGACAAGATCCATGCCAGATTTGAATGTAAATGATTTAACAGAAAAACTCGATGATTTAATTCAATCTTTATTTTTTGAGGGACAATTAGATGATTGTGGTTTAACTTTAAAAGAACTTCAAATGATAAAAGGCCGAATAATAAGAACTATAATGGAAATGAATCATAAAAGAATTAAATACCCTAAAATAGATCAAAAAAATCTTAGAAGGTGA
- a CDS encoding NAD+ synthase has translation MKLRIAMAQLNQTVGDLEKNTEKILKSIKEAYEKKTDIIVFPELAITGYPPEDLILKTQFLRDIKIKLKEIIEYSKEKNILILVGGVDWDIESYNSAFIIYNGKLEYTYKKMFLPNYSVFDEKRYFSPGYEPLMIDFENIKIGINICEDLWVPNGPSLALAQNGANIIINLSASPFYKNKNKSKVEMLKTRASELSTWIIYTNLVGGQDEVVFDGGSIILNPYGEIKSKGPLFEETILYYDIDPYETTRANLREGKRKHHNSSIADSVKTIKIKHEIKENEKIKNVEYIWENEIHQIYKAIKLGIKDYVQKNGFKDVVFGLSGGMDSAIVAAIACDALGSENVIGIMMPSEFSSIGSIEDSEKLANNLNMKIYNVNIKNTYNKMVEEIEGIIGKDFDVTQENLQARIRGNIVMAYSNKFGNLALATSNKSESAVGYSTLYGDMVGGFSPIKDIYKTEIYKLAKFYNELHNKEIIPNEIFIKAPSAELRPDQKDEDSLLPYELLDEILFKYIDREMSVDELIELGYKLEDIKKITRLVDLSEYKRRQAAIGIKLSERAFGRDRRMPITNGYRAWKRIEGE, from the coding sequence TTGAAATTAAGAATTGCTATGGCTCAATTGAACCAAACCGTTGGAGATTTAGAAAAAAATACAGAAAAAATACTAAAAAGTATAAAAGAAGCTTATGAAAAGAAAACAGATATAATAGTTTTTCCAGAGCTTGCTATAACAGGATATCCACCAGAAGATTTAATATTAAAAACTCAATTTTTAAGGGATATAAAAATAAAACTTAAAGAGATAATAGAATACTCTAAAGAAAAAAATATTTTAATATTAGTTGGTGGTGTTGACTGGGATATAGAATCGTATAATTCAGCTTTTATAATATATAATGGTAAGCTGGAATATACGTATAAAAAAATGTTTTTGCCAAATTACTCTGTATTTGATGAAAAAAGGTATTTTTCTCCAGGATATGAACCACTTATGATAGATTTTGAGAATATAAAAATAGGGATAAATATTTGTGAAGATCTTTGGGTACCAAATGGACCTTCACTTGCTTTAGCTCAAAATGGTGCAAATATAATTATAAATCTATCGGCGTCTCCTTTTTATAAAAATAAAAATAAATCTAAAGTTGAAATGTTAAAAACGAGAGCATCGGAATTGTCTACATGGATAATATATACAAATTTAGTAGGTGGACAAGATGAAGTTGTTTTTGATGGTGGAAGTATAATATTAAATCCTTATGGTGAGATAAAAAGTAAAGGTCCATTATTTGAAGAAACAATTTTATATTATGATATAGATCCTTATGAAACTACGAGAGCTAATTTAAGAGAAGGAAAAAGAAAACATCATAATAGCAGTATAGCTGATAGTGTAAAAACGATAAAAATAAAACATGAAATAAAAGAAAATGAAAAAATAAAAAATGTCGAATATATTTGGGAGAATGAAATACATCAAATATATAAAGCAATAAAACTTGGTATAAAAGACTATGTTCAAAAAAATGGATTTAAAGATGTTGTATTTGGATTAAGTGGAGGTATGGATTCTGCAATTGTTGCAGCTATTGCTTGCGATGCATTAGGCTCTGAAAATGTTATAGGTATAATGATGCCTTCTGAATTTTCGTCTATAGGATCTATTGAAGATTCTGAAAAATTAGCTAATAATTTAAATATGAAAATATATAATGTTAATATAAAAAATACATATAATAAAATGGTTGAAGAAATAGAAGGAATCATTGGTAAAGATTTTGATGTAACTCAAGAAAATCTTCAAGCTAGAATAAGGGGCAATATAGTTATGGCTTATTCTAATAAATTTGGTAATCTTGCTCTTGCAACAAGTAATAAATCGGAATCTGCTGTTGGGTATTCTACTTTATATGGCGATATGGTCGGAGGTTTTTCTCCAATAAAAGATATATATAAAACTGAAATATATAAATTAGCAAAATTTTATAATGAGTTACATAATAAAGAAATAATACCCAATGAAATATTTATAAAAGCACCTTCAGCTGAACTAAGACCAGATCAAAAAGATGAAGATTCTTTATTACCTTATGAACTTCTTGATGAAATATTATTTAAATATATAGACAGGGAAATGTCTGTTGATGAATTGATAGAGCTTGGATATAAATTAGAAGATATAAAAAAAATAACAAGACTTGTTGATTTGTCTGAATATAAAAGAAGACAAGCTGCCATAGGAATAAAATTATCGGAAAGAGCTTTTGGACGTGATAGAAGAATGCCTATTACAAATGGTTATAGAGCTTGGAAAAGAATAGAGGGAGAATAA
- a CDS encoding DUF1015 domain-containing protein, with amino-acid sequence MSIVRPFKALRPKKDIIEDFSCPPYDVLEESEVKEIVSKKPENFLRVTRAEVDFKDYVDPHSDEVYKKASENLKNFESNGVLIQDEKPSYYIYRETWRGKSQTGIFATVSVDEYDEGLIKKHELTREEKEDDRTRHITTLSAQTGPVFLTFKSDDDIKMLLNESAEIGKKIADFVDENAVKHELWIIDNDEQVIKIKESFEKLDALYIADGHHRAAASSRTRQLKMKNNPNHDGKEEYNYFLAAIFPHDELRVLDYNRIVKSLNNMEFDDFINNLKDKFVVSKLETEEFSPKKLHEYGMYFEGTWYKLEAKEDIIDLSDPVKELDVYILQEYLLNPLLNIKDPRKDKNIHFIGGIKGIKTLENWVDNEGWSIAFSMFPTPLEQLINVADENKIMPPKSTWFEPKLRSGLLIHKI; translated from the coding sequence GTGTCTATAGTTAGACCCTTTAAGGCATTACGGCCAAAAAAAGATATTATTGAAGACTTTTCATGTCCACCATACGATGTTTTGGAAGAATCTGAGGTAAAAGAAATAGTCTCAAAAAAACCCGAAAATTTTTTGAGGGTTACAAGAGCTGAAGTCGATTTTAAGGATTATGTCGATCCTCATTCTGATGAAGTTTACAAAAAAGCATCAGAAAATTTGAAAAATTTTGAATCAAATGGTGTACTGATTCAAGATGAGAAACCATCATATTACATATACAGAGAAACTTGGAGGGGTAAATCTCAAACTGGAATATTTGCTACAGTTTCTGTAGATGAATATGATGAAGGCTTAATAAAAAAACATGAATTAACAAGAGAAGAAAAAGAAGATGATAGAACAAGACATATTACAACTCTAAGTGCTCAAACTGGACCTGTCTTTTTAACTTTTAAATCAGATGATGATATTAAAATGCTTTTAAACGAATCAGCTGAAATCGGCAAAAAAATTGCAGATTTTGTAGATGAAAATGCGGTTAAACATGAACTATGGATCATTGATAATGATGAACAAGTTATAAAGATAAAAGAGAGTTTTGAAAAACTTGATGCTTTATATATAGCTGATGGTCATCATAGAGCTGCTGCATCTTCAAGAACAAGACAATTGAAGATGAAGAATAATCCTAATCATGATGGAAAAGAAGAATATAATTATTTTCTTGCTGCCATTTTTCCTCATGATGAATTGAGAGTTTTAGATTATAATAGAATAGTCAAAAGTCTCAATAATATGGAATTTGATGATTTTATTAATAATTTAAAAGATAAATTTGTAGTATCAAAACTTGAAACTGAGGAATTCTCACCTAAGAAACTTCATGAATATGGAATGTATTTTGAAGGAACTTGGTATAAATTAGAAGCAAAAGAAGATATAATAGATCTTTCAGATCCAGTTAAAGAATTAGATGTTTATATATTACAAGAATATCTTTTAAATCCTCTATTGAATATAAAAGATCCAAGAAAAGATAAGAATATTCATTTTATAGGTGGAATAAAGGGTATTAAAACACTTGAAAATTGGGTTGATAATGAAGGATGGTCTATCGCTTTTTCTATGTTCCCAACACCTCTTGAACAATTGATAAATGTTGCAGATGAAAATAAAATAATGCCACCAAAGTCTACGTGGTTTGAACCAAAACTAAGATCTGGTCTTTTGATTCATAAAATATAA
- a CDS encoding phospholipase D-like domain-containing protein, translating into MVKLLMMTLRNLKRLKFKYLFILLMIINSKVFSYEVFSTEEFFDFFLKSKVSSSVNIDIVTMSLDEEILNFFDQKSQNINIYCHYFDKTYIKKFENIKFHKIKTQGGYLHQKYMILDNSSIILGTGNLTKSGIYQDINHYIYTDNEKIVEIFKKEIQNINLDFKTYKKVLNLENEEIIFLNFPSEENFNYIRKLINNAQKSIKIFTFSFTDPLLTYDIQLKSSENIEIKILSDDWNKENDSPLKYMSGVKIKYLKNLHSKIIIIDDNYLIFGSFNHTYRARKKNYEYVLIFDSEYLIKYFDEQFEYYYNRGVEL; encoded by the coding sequence ATGGTAAAATTACTTATGATGACATTGAGGAATTTGAAGAGATTAAAATTTAAATATCTTTTCATATTATTGATGATAATTAATTCAAAGGTATTTTCATATGAAGTATTTAGTACAGAAGAATTCTTTGATTTTTTTTTGAAAAGCAAAGTAAGTTCTTCTGTTAATATAGATATAGTTACAATGAGTTTAGATGAAGAAATTCTAAATTTTTTTGATCAGAAATCTCAAAATATAAATATTTACTGTCACTATTTTGATAAAACTTATATAAAAAAATTTGAAAATATAAAATTTCATAAAATAAAAACTCAAGGTGGATACCTTCATCAAAAATATATGATATTAGATAATAGCAGTATCATATTAGGGACTGGAAATCTCACGAAAAGTGGAATTTATCAAGATATAAACCATTATATATATACAGATAATGAAAAAATAGTTGAAATATTTAAAAAAGAAATTCAAAATATAAACTTAGATTTTAAAACATATAAAAAAGTGTTAAATTTAGAAAATGAAGAAATTATATTTTTAAATTTTCCATCTGAAGAAAATTTTAATTATATAAGAAAATTGATAAATAATGCCCAAAAAAGTATAAAAATTTTTACATTTTCTTTCACTGATCCGCTATTAACCTATGATATCCAATTAAAAAGTTCTGAAAATATTGAAATAAAAATATTATCAGATGATTGGAATAAAGAAAATGACTCTCCACTCAAATATATGAGTGGAGTAAAAATAAAATATTTAAAAAATTTACATTCTAAAATAATTATAATTGATGATAATTATTTAATATTTGGAAGTTTTAATCATACTTATAGAGCAAGAAAAAAGAATTATGAATATGTTTTAATATTTGATTCAGAATATCTTATAAAATATTTTGATGAACAATTTGAATATTATTATAATCGAGGTGTTGAACTTTGA
- the ylqF gene encoding ribosome biogenesis GTPase YlqF codes for MWYPGHINKAKNAIKKNLKIVNSIIEIVDARAPYSSRAYEFEKLFQGKDKIIILNKADICDLEKTKKWEELYKKRGYKVIKTSLKDVNARNFLIKNVAPLIPVKFNEKTAIIVGAPNVGKSTFINSIKGKKSTNTGNMPGITRGIQWVSAGNNIRILDTPGILFPELYNKSITSKLILIGSLKAEDDEADEAVFYAYEYLKNNYPKLIKKIVDNDLHKGAYEFILEFAKKRNFIKKGGIGDYERGKMTFLKELIDGKYGKITYDDIEEFEEIKI; via the coding sequence ATGTGGTATCCCGGTCATATAAATAAAGCAAAAAATGCAATAAAGAAAAATTTAAAAATAGTTAATTCTATAATCGAAATAGTTGATGCAAGAGCACCTTATTCAAGTAGAGCGTATGAATTTGAAAAGTTATTTCAAGGTAAAGATAAAATAATAATATTAAATAAAGCTGATATATGCGATCTTGAAAAAACGAAGAAATGGGAAGAATTATATAAAAAAAGAGGATATAAAGTAATAAAAACCAGTTTAAAAGATGTAAATGCAAGAAATTTTTTGATAAAAAACGTAGCTCCTTTAATTCCAGTAAAATTTAATGAAAAAACTGCGATAATAGTTGGGGCTCCAAATGTTGGAAAATCAACTTTTATTAACTCAATAAAAGGTAAAAAGTCTACAAATACTGGTAATATGCCTGGAATAACAAGAGGAATACAATGGGTTAGTGCAGGAAATAATATAAGAATTCTTGATACTCCAGGAATATTATTTCCTGAACTGTATAATAAATCTATAACAAGTAAATTAATATTGATAGGTTCATTAAAAGCTGAAGATGATGAAGCCGATGAAGCAGTTTTTTATGCATATGAATATCTCAAAAATAATTATCCAAAATTAATAAAGAAAATTGTTGATAATGATTTACATAAAGGAGCATACGAATTTATTTTAGAATTTGCAAAAAAAAGAAATTTTATAAAAAAAGGTGGTATTGGTGATTATGAAAGAGGTAAAATGACCTTTTTAAAAGAACTTATAGATGGCAAATATGGTAAAATTACTTATGATGACATTGAGGAATTTGAAGAGATTAAAATTTAA
- a CDS encoding DUF402 domain-containing protein, giving the protein MKSYNFDIKNKAENIKTHINENKFDFTEFREFNQHILGFKRNWEKLSTHNSVDYVKRILNPQTNLMLSYFKDISGDMANYLIYIDFGKYKSSKDNIFFYDLELDILITKEFKYRILDMDELLDSYFNKRINDIELNIVLNLLQKLMNDFQSIGPINALKNIFGAEPIDWILDN; this is encoded by the coding sequence ATGAAATCATACAATTTCGATATAAAAAACAAAGCTGAAAATATAAAAACTCATATAAATGAAAATAAATTTGATTTTACTGAGTTTAGAGAATTTAATCAACACATACTTGGATTTAAGAGAAATTGGGAAAAATTGTCTACACATAATTCTGTAGATTATGTAAAACGTATTTTAAATCCACAAACAAATCTAATGCTTTCTTATTTCAAAGATATATCTGGAGATATGGCAAATTACCTGATATATATAGATTTTGGAAAATATAAATCTTCTAAAGATAATATATTTTTTTATGATTTGGAACTCGATATTCTTATAACAAAAGAATTCAAATACAGAATTCTAGATATGGATGAGTTATTAGACTCTTATTTTAATAAAAGAATAAATGATATTGAATTAAATATAGTATTAAATTTATTACAAAAATTGATGAATGATTTTCAAAGTATTGGACCAATAAATGCTTTAAAAAATATCTTTGGTGCAGAACCCATAGATTGGATATTAGATAATTAA